The Oreochromis niloticus isolate F11D_XX linkage group LG2, O_niloticus_UMD_NMBU, whole genome shotgun sequence genome includes a region encoding these proteins:
- the smtnl1 gene encoding smoothelin-like 1 has product MDTMDGESLKQDASGSTESTNHTDTNNNSNQAGEPEVVENKDLGEGAEGQRVMETEDKAEEDTVSEEAEKEMSGDTKKPQTVSQSGEGDTEAAAQDKEKASIGAEVKDSERGGKDKEEEAEESEKGGQAAEIQSGETGKDGEDMKDKEKEKKEEGKDVKEQEAEKKKQVTEVDAEPKDKGKTKEAEKQAKPKRKSGPSSSSLSRPRPSARSIRASAKNDIIAKFQKGAPETPIPRNFKIQKSSAAGATGASIKQKILQWCRNKTRNYEGINIENFSSSWCDGMAFCALIHRFFPDSFDYSSLKPEEREKNFTLAFKTAESLADCCPLLEVSDMLMMGNNPDPMCVFTYVQSLCHSLSKIEKERKDKEKEEKEKAGNEEEEKEKGDDAAGEVSPEKDEEESAENETMSSQEDKPVDGTEMEGINEEESPSKSCEVEEGQSSSVKAES; this is encoded by the exons atggACACCATGGATGGAGAATCACTCAAACAGGACGCATCCGGTTCCACAGAATCAACCAATCACActgacaccaacaacaacagcaaccag gCCGGCGAGCCAGAGGTGGTGGAGAATAAAGACTTGGGGGAAGGAGCAGAAGGTCAGAGGGTAATGGAGACCGAGGATAAGGCTGAGGAAGATACTGTATCAGAAGAGGCAGAAAAGGAGATGTCAGGAGACACAAAGAAACCTCAGACTGTGTCACAGTCTGGTGAAGGTGATACTGAAGCAGCTGCACAAGATAAGGAGAAGGCTTCTATTGGTGCTGAGGTGAAGGATTCTGAACGTGGAGGAAAAGATAAAGAGGAGGAGGCAGAAGAAAGCGAGAAAGGAGGGCAAGCGGCAGAGATCCAGAGTGGTGAGACTGGAAAAGATGGAGAGGACATGAaggacaaagagaaagagaaaaaggaagaagGTAAAGATGTGAAAGAACAAGaggcagagaagaaaaaacaagtgACGGAGGTAGATGCAGAGCCAAAGGACAAAGGAAAGACAAAGGAAGCAGAAAAGCAGGCCAAGCCCAAAAGAAAGAGTggcccctcctcctcttctctctctcgaCCAAGACCCTCTGCACGCTCCATAAGAGCGTCTGCTAAAAACGACATCATCGCCAAGTTCCAGAAGGGCGCACCAGA GACACCAATCCCTCGCAACTTTAAGATTCAGAAGTCATCCGCTGCTGGGGCTACAGGAGCTTCAATCAAACAGAAGATACTTCAGTGGTGTCGCAACAAGACTCGGAACTACGAG GGCATCAACATAGAAAACTTCTCGTCATCCTGGTGCGATGGGATGGCATTCTGCGCTCTGATTCATCGTTTCTTTCCAGACTCTTTTGACTACAGCTCACTGAAGCcagaggagagggagaaaaacTTCACGCTGGCCTTCAAAACCGCAGA GTCCCTGGCTGACTGCTGCCCTCTGTTGGAAGTGAGTGACATGCTCATGATGGGTAACAACCCAGACCCAATGTGCGTGTTCACATATGTCCAGTCCCTGTGCCACAGCCTCTCCAAAatagagaaagagaggaaggacaaagagaaggaggagaaagagaaggCTGGTAACgaggaagaagagaaggagaaaggaGACGATGCAGCAGGAGAGGTGTCGCCCGAGAAGGATGAGGAAGAGTCTGCTGAGAATGAGACGATGAGCAGTCAGGAGGATAAACCAGTAGACGGTACAGAGATGGAGGGCATTAATGAGGAGGAGAGTCCATCAAAGAGCTGTGAGGTGGAGGAAGGTCAGAGTTCATCAGTCAAGGCAGAGTCTTAG
- the LOC102083220 gene encoding uncharacterized protein LOC102083220 codes for MMTASLSLGGSLFVLLIVDVCGLPLEKGSNPSTQYRITSVNTEDNLASNPRGTLANLTPGLVPYSPQYRGVLVPVYVSSSVSQPTQAGGYTAGSTLTGGSNVGASSGSSNTNTAGNVALTRGGPYAYPSSVVVPYNAQYGGVAVQQPGFSQYAGQSVPAPYTGSSYSAPAQASRSTAGSAQTGGTSQPAAEINWAVPPHKLGEESSPNPQSLASGTADEPGALVPAYQPGELSHYEKAAEAGDYQSETEELGRRTVPATMEAIAAAGGLASPGFSTGQFGMGGLWGSPYPPFDFLFLTGQYPVGTVSHFNQDYEQGRDYAHSTHYLKDHPYPGFAQSVRTVGAAQSLQTPSLYVSSPVVGGYYQVGAQTVPASSYTDKILAESQRREHKFNQ; via the exons ATGATGACTGCAAGCCTCTCGCTGGG GGGTTCCCTTTTTGTCTTGCTGATTGTGGATGTATGCGGCCTTCCTCTTGAGAAAG GCTCTAATCCCAGCACTCAATACAGGATAACTAGTGTAAACACTGAAGATAATCTTGCCTCAAACCCAAGAGGAACTTTAGCCAACTTGACTCCAGGGCTTGTTCCCTACAGCCCTCAATACAGAGGGGTTCTAGTCCCAGTATATGTCAGCTCCAGTGTTTCTCAACCTACTCAGGCCGGTGGATACACAGCTGGCTCTACATTAACTGGGG GTTCAAATGTTGGTGCTTCCTCCGGTAGCAGTAACACGAACACTGCAGGTAATGTTGCCTTGACTCGGGGAGGACCTTATGCATACCCATCCTCTGTAGTTGTACCTTACAATGCTCAGTATGGAGGTGTCGCAGTGCAGCAGCCTGGTTTCTCACAATATGCTGGCCAGAGTGTGCCAGCACCATACACCGGCTCCAGTTACTCCGCTCCTGCTCAGGCAAGCAGAAGCACAGCTGGCTCTGCACAAACTGGAGGAACTTCTCAACCTGCAGCTG AAATCAACTGGGCTGTTCCACCTCATAAGCTCGGTGAGGAATCATCCCCCAACCCTCAAAGCCTTGCCTCTGGCACAGCTGATGAGCCTGGTGCGCTTGTACCTGCGTACCAACCAGGAGAGTTGTCCCACTATGAGAAGGCTGCTGAGGCTGGGGACTACCAGTCAGAGACAGAAGAACTAGGTCGCAGGACTGTCCCAGCTACGATGGAGGCTATTGCTGCTGCGGGTGGACTGGCATCCCCAGGCTTTTCCACAGGACAGTTTGGAATGGGTGGACTGTGGGGTAGTCCGTATCCTCCTTTTGACTTCTTGTTCCTGACCGGCCAGTACCCTGTGGGCACAGTCAGTCACTTCAACCAGGACTACGAGCAGGGACGAGACTACGCTCACAGCACTCACTACCTGAAAGACCACCCCTACCCTGGCTTTGCACAGTCAGTGCGGACTGTTGGAGCAGCTCAGAGCCTTCAGACTCCCAGCTTGTATGTGAGCAGCCCAGTGGTGGGAGGTTACTACCAGGTTGGCGCCCAAACAGTACCCGCTTCTTCCTACACAG ATAAAATACTAGCTGAATCTCAAAGGCGTGAGCACAAGTTtaatcaataa
- the LOC102083167 gene encoding sericin 1, with translation MMAAHYFLGGSVFVLLIVHICSLPLEKGYYPGTPHRRGNTNSAGNVALSQGGPYAYPSSVVVPYSTPYGGVAVQQPGVSQYAAQSVPVLYTGSSSSGPAQAGGYTTSSTQGGGYTTGSAQAGGAVRAAAGSNVGVSTGGSSANTGANVALSQGRPYAYPSSVAVPYSAPYGGVAVQQPGFSQYAGQSVPAPYTGSSYSAPAQASRSTAGSAQTGGTSQPAAEINWAVPPHKLGEESSPNPQSLASGTADEPGALVPPVPAYQPGELSHYEKAAEAGDYQSETEELGRRTVPATMEAIAAAGGLASPGFSTGQFGMGGLWGSPYPSFDFLFLTGQYPVGTVSHFNQDYEQGRDYAHSTHYLKDHPYPGFAQSVRTVGAAQSLQTPSLYVSSPVVGGYYQVGAQTVPASSYTGVSQERY, from the exons ATGATGGCAGCACACTATTTCTTGGG GGGTTCAGTCTTTGTCTTGCTGATTGTGCATATATGCAGCCTTCCTCTTGAGAAAG GCTATTATCCAGGCACTCCTCACCGTAGAGGTAACACAAACAGTGCAGGTAATGTTGCCTTAAGCCAGGGTGGCCCTTATGCATACCCATCCTCTGTAGTTGTACCTTATAGTACTCCATATGGAGGGGTTGCAGTGCAGCAGCCTGGTGTCTCTCAATATGCTGCCCAGAGCGTGCCAGTATTATATACTGGCTCCAGTTCTTCTGGTCCTGCCCAGGCTGGAGGATACACGACTAGCTCCACACAGGGTGGAGGATACACGACTGGCTCTGCACAAGCTGGAGGTGCTGTTCGAGCTGCAGCTG GTTCAAATGTTGGTGTTTCTACTGGAGGAAGCAGCGCAAATACTGGTGCTAATGTTGCCCTAAGCCAGGGACGACCTTATGCATACCCATCCTCTGTAGCTGTGCCTTATAGTGCTCCATATGGAGGTGTCGCAGTGCAGCAGCCTGGTTTCTCACAATATGCTGGCCAGAGTGTGCCAGCACCATACACCGGCTCCAGTTACTCCGCTCCTGCTCAGGCAAGCAGAAGCACAGCTGGCTCTGCACAAACTGGAGGAACTTCTCAACCTGCAGCTG AAATCAACTGGGCTGTTCCACCTCATAAGCTCGGTGAGGAATCATCCCCCAACCCTCAAAGCCTTGCCTCTGGCACAGCTGATGAGCCTGGTGCGCTTGTACCACCAGTACCTGCGTACCAACCAGGAGAGTTGTCCCACTATGAGAAGGCTGCTGAGGCTGGGGACTACCAGTCAGAGACAGAAGAACTAGGTCGCAGGACTGTCCCAGCTACGATGGAGGCTATTGCTGCTGCGGGTGGACTGGCATCCCCAGGCTTTTCCACAGGACAGTTTGGAATGGGTGGACTGTGGGGTAGTCCGTATCCTTCTTTTGACTTCTTGTTCCTGACCGGCCAGTACCCTGTGGGCACAGTCAGTCACTTCAACCAGGACTACGAGCAGGGACGAGACTACGCTCACAGCACTCACTACCTGAAAGACCACCCCTACCCTGGCTTTGCACAGTCAGTGCGGACTGTTGGAGCAGCTCAGAGCCTTCAGACTCCCAGCTTGTATGTGAGCAGCCCAGTGGTGGGAGGTTACTACCAGGTTGGAGCACAAACGGTACCCGCTTCTTCCTACACAGGTGTTTCACAG GAAAGATACTAG